The following are encoded in a window of Solibacillus sp. FSL R7-0668 genomic DNA:
- a CDS encoding carbamoyl phosphate synthase small subunit — translation MKKRLLILEDGTVFTGTAFGSDEASQGEVVFTTGMTGYQETLSDPSFYGQIVTLTYPLIGNYGINRDDFEAIAPAIRGFVVRELADQPSNWRSDMTLNEYLTSQNIPGIEGIDTRKLTRIIRAKGAVRAILTAADAEVNVDQIVAELQDTPFITHHVREVSPKAAYPSPGRGKRVVLLDFGMKHGILRELNKRDCDVIVVPYNTTADQILALHPDGIMLSNGPGNPMDVTEGIETIKGLVGKVPMFGICLGHQLFSLACGAKSFKLPFGHRGGNHPVKDLRTGRTDLTSQNHGYAIDIESLKDTDLELTHVALNDGTCEGVRHKKFPIFTVQYHPEASPGPEDSNHLFDEFIEMMEKEAAKENQHA, via the coding sequence ATGAAGAAGCGTTTATTAATTTTAGAAGACGGTACTGTATTTACAGGAACAGCATTTGGTAGCGACGAGGCGAGCCAAGGGGAAGTAGTATTCACAACAGGTATGACAGGATATCAAGAAACATTGTCTGACCCTTCTTTCTATGGTCAAATCGTAACATTAACATACCCATTAATCGGGAACTACGGGATTAACCGTGACGATTTTGAAGCGATTGCACCAGCGATTCGTGGCTTCGTAGTTCGTGAATTAGCAGATCAACCTTCGAACTGGCGCTCAGATATGACATTAAACGAATATTTAACATCACAAAATATTCCGGGTATCGAGGGCATTGACACGCGTAAATTAACACGTATTATCCGTGCAAAAGGTGCGGTGCGTGCAATTTTAACAGCAGCAGATGCAGAGGTAAATGTAGATCAAATCGTAGCAGAGCTTCAAGATACGCCTTTCATTACACATCATGTGCGTGAAGTATCTCCAAAAGCAGCATACCCATCACCAGGTCGCGGTAAGCGTGTTGTACTACTAGACTTCGGTATGAAGCACGGAATTTTACGCGAATTAAACAAGCGTGATTGTGACGTAATCGTTGTACCTTACAACACAACAGCAGATCAAATTTTAGCGTTGCATCCAGATGGCATTATGCTTTCAAACGGGCCAGGGAACCCAATGGACGTAACAGAAGGAATTGAAACGATTAAAGGATTAGTCGGAAAAGTACCGATGTTCGGTATTTGCTTAGGCCACCAATTGTTCTCATTAGCTTGTGGTGCAAAATCATTCAAATTGCCATTCGGACACCGTGGCGGCAATCACCCTGTAAAGGATTTACGTACAGGTCGCACAGATTTAACATCGCAAAACCATGGCTATGCAATTGATATTGAATCATTAAAGGATACAGATTTAGAATTAACGCATGTCGCATTAAACGACGGAACATGTGAAGGGGTACGTCATAAAAAGTTCCCAATCTTCACAGTACAATACCATCCAGAAGCTTCACCTGGTCCAGAAGATTCAAATCACTTATTTGACGAGTTTATTGAAATGATGGAAAAAGAAGCAGCAAAGGAGAATCAACATGCCTAA
- a CDS encoding dihydroorotase — MTTVLQNVKLLNEQGELVVSSIIMENGKIVSIGGDIPNGAEVIDGKGHFASPGFVDVHTHLREPGFEHKETIATGTASAAKGGFTTICAMPNTKPVPDSIENMQLINGLIKDSAVIRVLPYGSLTKDISGEVRTDMAELKANGAVAFSDDGVGIQLASTMYEQMQQAAKLDAVVVAHCEDNSLIYDGVMHEGTRNKELGLPGIPSICESVQIARDVLLAEAAGARYHVCHVSTKESVRAVRDAKAAGIKVTAEVCPHHLLLEEMDIPSDDANWKMNPPLRALDDKDSLHAALLDGTIDCIATDHAPHTVEEKCCGMVGAPFGIVGFETAFPLLYTSFVETGKWTLKQLVDWMSVKAAEIFDLPYGTLAEGASADIVLIDLEKEQTVDAEGFVSKGRNTPFNGWVAKGWPVVTIFEGNIVYQEAE, encoded by the coding sequence TTCCGAATGGAGCTGAAGTAATTGACGGAAAAGGTCACTTTGCTTCACCAGGCTTTGTCGATGTGCATACGCATTTACGTGAGCCGGGCTTTGAGCATAAGGAAACGATTGCAACAGGGACCGCTTCCGCAGCAAAGGGTGGCTTTACTACAATCTGCGCGATGCCAAATACGAAACCTGTACCAGATTCAATCGAAAACATGCAACTAATTAATGGACTCATTAAAGACAGCGCGGTTATTCGCGTATTACCATATGGCTCGCTAACTAAGGATATTTCAGGAGAAGTGCGCACAGATATGGCAGAGCTAAAAGCAAATGGTGCAGTAGCATTCTCAGATGATGGGGTTGGTATTCAGCTTGCGTCAACAATGTATGAGCAAATGCAACAAGCGGCAAAACTAGACGCAGTAGTTGTCGCGCACTGTGAAGATAACTCATTAATTTATGATGGCGTCATGCATGAAGGGACGCGTAATAAAGAGCTGGGCTTACCAGGGATTCCATCAATCTGTGAATCTGTGCAAATCGCACGTGACGTTTTATTAGCAGAGGCAGCAGGTGCTCGCTACCATGTCTGTCACGTATCAACAAAAGAATCGGTTCGTGCGGTGCGTGATGCCAAGGCAGCCGGTATTAAAGTGACAGCTGAGGTTTGTCCACACCATTTATTATTAGAAGAAATGGATATTCCATCAGATGATGCAAACTGGAAAATGAACCCACCATTACGTGCACTAGATGATAAAGATTCATTACACGCAGCATTATTAGACGGAACAATTGACTGCATCGCAACAGATCATGCACCACATACAGTAGAAGAAAAATGCTGTGGCATGGTGGGCGCACCATTCGGTATTGTTGGCTTTGAAACGGCCTTCCCATTACTATATACAAGCTTTGTAGAAACAGGGAAGTGGACATTAAAGCAATTAGTGGATTGGATGAGTGTGAAGGCAGCTGAAATTTTTGACTTACCCTATGGTACATTAGCAGAAGGCGCTTCAGCGGACATCGTATTAATCGACCTTGAAAAAGAACAAACAGTTGATGCAGAAGGCTTCGTATCAAAAGGACGCAACACACCATTCAACGGTTGGGTAGCAAAAGGCTGGCCAGTAGTAACGATTTTTGAAGGCAACATCGTATATCAGGAGGCGGAATAA
- the carB gene encoding carbamoyl-phosphate synthase large subunit: MPKRTDINTILVIGSGPIVIGQAAEFDYAGTQACLSLKEEGYRVILINSNPATIMTDTEIADKVYIEPISLEFVSRILRKERPDAILSTLGGQTGLNMAIELDESGILDELGIEILGTKLDAIHKAEDRDLFRNLMYELGAPVPESDIIHNMEEAKNFVAKIGYPVIVRPAFTLGGTGGGICYNDQDLQEIVTSGLKYSPVTQCLLEKSIAGFKEIEYEVMRDAADNAIVVCNMENFDPVGIHTGDSIVVAPTQTLSDRENQMLRNISLDIIRALKIEGGCNVQLALDPYSFQYYVIEVNPRVSRSSALASKATGYPIAKLAAKIAVGLTLDEIKNPVTGSTFACFEPALDYIVAKIPRWPFDKFESAKRNLGTQMKATGEVMALGRTFEEALLKAVRSLETGHVHIEMKHAEDLTDAWIEKRIKKAGDERLFFIGEALRRGVTVEQIHEWSAIDLFFLTKLKKIVDMETTLTENKGNKDVLRTAKRLGFADKKVAQLWEMTEAEVYAFRKENGIIPVYKMVDTCAAEFESNTPYFYGTYEEENESIKTDKPSVVVLGSGPIRIGQGVEFDYATVHSVWAIQEAGYEAIIINSNPETVSTDFSISDKLYFEPLTIEDVMHIIDLEQPIGVVVQFGGQTAINLADKLEANGVKILGTSLEDIDRAENRDKFEAALQQLEIPQPPGDTATSVQGAVAIAEKLGFPVLVRPSYVLGGRAMEIVYNMDELVHYMEHAVEASPDHPVLVDRYLTGQEIEVDAICDGENVLIPGIMEHVERAGVHSGDSISVYPPQKLTDAQKETLVDYTTRLAKGLGIIGLMNIQYVMSEGNIYVIEVNPRSSRTVPFLSKITNIPMANIATKAILGQSILEQGYQAGLAPEKQGVFVKVPVFSFAKLRRVDITLGPEMKSTGEVMGKDATYEKALYKGFVAAGMEIKTHGTILFTVSDKDKEEAVSLAKRFSTVGYRIVATEGTAKLFEANGVKTDVVDKIGGKGKTLLDMIQNGEAQFVVNTLTKGKQPARDGFRIRRESVENGVPCLTSLDTAEAMLRVIESMTFTAEEMPKAEVVH; the protein is encoded by the coding sequence ATGCCTAAACGTACAGATATAAATACAATTTTAGTAATCGGATCAGGTCCAATTGTTATCGGACAAGCCGCAGAGTTTGACTATGCAGGAACACAAGCATGTCTTTCATTAAAAGAGGAAGGCTACCGTGTTATTTTAATTAACTCAAACCCAGCGACAATTATGACAGATACAGAAATCGCGGATAAAGTATACATCGAGCCAATTTCTTTAGAATTCGTTTCACGTATTTTACGTAAAGAGCGCCCAGATGCTATCCTTTCTACATTAGGTGGTCAAACAGGCTTAAACATGGCAATCGAGCTGGATGAATCAGGTATTTTAGATGAGCTAGGCATCGAAATTTTAGGGACGAAGCTAGATGCAATTCATAAAGCGGAGGACCGTGATTTATTCCGTAACTTAATGTACGAATTAGGTGCACCAGTTCCTGAGTCTGACATCATTCACAATATGGAAGAAGCGAAAAACTTCGTTGCTAAAATCGGTTATCCAGTAATCGTACGTCCAGCATTCACGCTTGGTGGTACAGGCGGCGGTATTTGCTACAACGACCAAGACTTACAAGAAATCGTAACATCCGGCTTAAAATATTCACCAGTAACACAATGCTTACTTGAAAAATCAATTGCAGGCTTTAAAGAAATTGAGTATGAAGTAATGCGTGACGCAGCGGATAATGCCATCGTTGTTTGTAACATGGAAAACTTCGACCCAGTAGGTATTCACACAGGGGACTCCATCGTAGTAGCACCAACACAAACATTATCGGACCGTGAAAATCAAATGCTACGTAATATCTCACTAGATATTATCCGTGCATTAAAAATCGAGGGTGGCTGTAACGTACAATTAGCGTTAGACCCGTACTCATTCCAATACTATGTAATCGAAGTAAACCCACGTGTATCTCGTTCTTCAGCATTAGCGTCAAAAGCAACGGGTTACCCAATCGCAAAATTAGCGGCGAAAATTGCAGTCGGTTTAACATTAGATGAAATCAAAAACCCAGTGACAGGTTCAACATTCGCATGCTTCGAGCCAGCACTTGACTATATCGTAGCGAAAATTCCACGCTGGCCGTTCGATAAATTCGAATCAGCAAAGCGTAACTTAGGCACACAAATGAAGGCAACAGGTGAAGTAATGGCACTTGGCCGTACATTTGAAGAAGCGTTATTAAAGGCAGTTCGTTCATTAGAAACGGGTCATGTACACATCGAAATGAAGCATGCAGAAGATTTAACAGATGCGTGGATCGAAAAGCGTATTAAAAAAGCTGGTGATGAGCGCTTATTCTTCATCGGAGAAGCCCTACGTCGCGGCGTAACAGTAGAGCAAATTCATGAATGGTCAGCAATCGACTTATTCTTCTTAACAAAATTAAAGAAAATCGTCGATATGGAAACGACTTTAACAGAAAACAAAGGCAACAAAGACGTATTACGCACAGCAAAACGTTTAGGTTTTGCTGATAAAAAAGTAGCACAGCTTTGGGAAATGACAGAAGCAGAAGTATACGCATTCCGTAAAGAAAACGGCATTATCCCAGTGTACAAAATGGTCGATACATGTGCAGCAGAATTCGAATCAAACACACCATACTTCTATGGTACATACGAAGAGGAAAATGAATCAATCAAAACAGACAAACCATCTGTTGTTGTACTAGGTTCAGGTCCAATCCGTATCGGACAAGGGGTAGAGTTCGACTATGCAACAGTACACTCTGTATGGGCAATACAAGAGGCAGGCTATGAAGCAATTATTATTAACTCAAATCCAGAAACAGTATCTACAGACTTCTCGATTTCAGATAAGTTATACTTCGAGCCATTAACAATTGAAGACGTCATGCACATTATCGATTTAGAGCAACCAATCGGTGTCGTAGTCCAATTTGGTGGTCAAACAGCGATTAACTTAGCAGATAAACTAGAAGCAAATGGCGTGAAAATTTTAGGGACATCTTTAGAAGATATCGATCGTGCAGAAAACCGCGACAAATTCGAAGCAGCATTACAGCAATTAGAGATTCCACAACCACCAGGAGATACAGCGACTTCAGTACAAGGTGCCGTTGCCATTGCTGAAAAATTAGGCTTCCCAGTATTAGTTCGCCCATCTTATGTACTAGGTGGACGTGCGATGGAAATTGTCTATAATATGGATGAATTAGTGCACTATATGGAGCACGCAGTAGAAGCATCTCCAGATCACCCGGTACTAGTTGACCGCTATTTAACTGGACAAGAAATCGAAGTAGATGCGATCTGTGATGGTGAAAACGTGTTAATCCCAGGTATTATGGAACACGTAGAACGCGCAGGGGTTCACTCAGGTGACTCAATCTCTGTCTACCCACCACAAAAATTAACGGATGCACAAAAAGAAACACTTGTTGACTACACAACACGTTTAGCAAAAGGCCTTGGCATTATCGGCTTAATGAACATCCAATATGTAATGAGCGAGGGCAATATTTACGTGATCGAAGTCAACCCACGATCTTCACGTACAGTACCGTTCTTAAGTAAAATTACGAATATCCCAATGGCCAACATCGCAACAAAAGCGATTTTAGGACAATCGATCTTAGAGCAAGGATACCAAGCTGGTTTAGCGCCTGAAAAACAAGGTGTATTCGTAAAAGTACCTGTATTCTCATTTGCAAAATTACGTCGCGTAGACATTACATTAGGGCCTGAAATGAAATCTACAGGTGAGGTAATGGGGAAAGATGCGACTTACGAAAAAGCGTTATATAAAGGCTTCGTAGCTGCAGGTATGGAAATTAAAACACATGGCACAATCCTGTTCACAGTATCTGACAAAGATAAAGAAGAAGCAGTAAGCCTAGCAAAACGCTTCTCTACAGTTGGTTACCGTATTGTTGCAACAGAAGGTACGGCAAAACTATTTGAAGCAAACGGTGTGAAAACAGATGTTGT